A stretch of Suncus etruscus isolate mSunEtr1 chromosome 9, mSunEtr1.pri.cur, whole genome shotgun sequence DNA encodes these proteins:
- the LOC126017728 gene encoding olfactory receptor 998-like, translating into MEDKNQTRVTEFLFLGLTDQLHQQILLFFTLLFIYLFTLGGNLGMIIIICISPRLHTPMYFFLRHLSFVDICMSSLVAPKILCDVFAKKKSISFMGCATQLWFFGIFVAMECFLLATMAYDRYMAICKPLLYTLIMSQRVCVQLVIGPYILALISTTTHTVLAFGLPFCGSNIINHFFCDISPLLSLACADTWINKVVLFAFAGSIGVFSGLIIMLSYVFILLAILRMQTVDGRRKAFSTCSSHLAAVSILYGTLFFIYVRPAATSSLNINKVISLFYTVVIPMLNPLIYSLRNKEVKDAVRKKFERKSPLGGK; encoded by the coding sequence ATGGAAGATAAGAATCAGACAAGAGTGACAGAATTTCTCTTCTTGGGTCTCACTGATCAACTCCATCAGCAGATTCTTCTATTCTTCACACTtctctttatttatcttttcactCTAGGTGGAAATTTGGGCATGATCATCATCATATGCATCAGTCCCAGACTTCACACTCCTATGTACTTTTTTCTTAGACACTTGTCTTTTGTAGATATATGTATGTCTTCTTTAGTTGCTCCCAAGATCCTATGTGATGTCTTTGCAAAGAAAAAATCCATTTCTTTCATGGGATGTGCTACACAGTTGTGGTTCTTTGGTATCTTTGTGGCAATGGAATGTTTTCTTCTGGCTACCATGGCCTATGATCGGTATATGGCCATCTGTAAGCCCTTGCTATATACACTCATTATGTCTCAGAGGGTCTGTGTGCAGCTGGTGATAGGACCTTACATCCTGGCTCTTATAAGTACCACAACTCACACAGTTCTGGCATTTGGCTTGCCCTTTTGTGGTTCAAATATTATCAATCACTTTTTCTGTGATATTTCTCCATTGCTCTCCTTAGCATGTGCAGACACCTGGATCAACAAGGTAGTGCTCTTTGCCTTTGCTGGATCTATAGGCGTATTCAGTGGCCTGATTATTATGTTGTCCTATGTTTTTATTCTGCTGGCCATTCTGCGGATGCAGACTGTTGATGGGAGGCGGAAAGCTTTCTCTACTTGCTCATCTCATCTGGCAGCTGTCTCCATCCTTTATGGGACTCTTTTCTTTATCTATGTTCGTCCTGCCGCAACTTCCTCCCTGAATATCAATAAAGTGATTTCTCTGTTTTATACTGTGGTGATCCCCATGTTGAATCCCCTCATTTATAGTTTGAGAAACAAAGAAGTTAAAGATGCAGTCAGGAAGAAATTTGAAAGGAAAAGTCCTCTAGGAGGtaaatag